The genomic stretch TTCTCCATCCGGGAAGCAGCCTACTACCCGTGTTCTGCGACGGATTTCGCGGTTGAGACGTTCGAGAATGTTGTTGGTCCTGATGCTTCGCCAATGTTCGTGCGGAAAGTCCAGGTAGGTCAAGGTTTCCCTGACTCCCTTGGCGTAGAGATCCGCAGCCGATTTCAGCCCCATGTCCCGCAGTTTCTGCTCCACATCGATAACCTTCTTTAGAG from Fibrobacter sp. encodes the following:
- a CDS encoding transposase, which encodes LKKVIDVEQKLRDMGLKSAADLYAKGVRETLTYLDFPHEHWRSIRTNNILERLNREIRRRTRVVGCFPDGESALMLVCARLRYVASKDWGTKRYLNMKHLYELENQREIETELKKARKNLA